Proteins from one Heterodontus francisci isolate sHetFra1 chromosome 42, sHetFra1.hap1, whole genome shotgun sequence genomic window:
- the LOC137355308 gene encoding basic phospholipase A2 Sms-N6-like, which produces MDRMRPPFLFHLFLLYQLMPLPICQDLPVENDSLRRHYMSRRSVLDIAFVLWCYRNRYQFSIYSVNGYGCYCGKGGDGVPLDDFDSCCFNHDCCYEGALHTSCGKGTNVYFKPNYSLCKLGRAECPEGSDPCSSDLCLCDKQFGECLAIATYRDEHSNYQQKFCTEPKRKCPHEEKIDVEGDTRR; this is translated from the coding sequence ATGGATCGTATGAGACCACCATTCCTCTTCCATCTCTTTCTGCTTTATCAACTGATGCCTCTACCCATCTGCCAGGACCTTCCAGTCGAGAATGACAGCCTCCGTCGCCATTATATGTCACGGAGGAGTGTGCTGGACATCGCGTTTGTCCTGTGGTGCTACAGGAACCGCTACCAGTTCTCCATTTACAGTGTGAACGGCTACGGTTGCTACTGTGGTAAAGGGGGTGACGGTGTTCCGCTTGATGACTTCGACAGCTGTTGCTTCAATCACGATTGCTGCTACGAGGGAGCACTCCACACCTCCTGTGGCAAAGGCACCAACGTCTACTTCAAGCCAAATTACTCCCTGTGTAAGCTGGGCAGAGCTGAGTGCCCAGAGGGCTCGGACCCCTGCTCCAGTGACCTCTGCCTTTGCGACAAGCAGTTTGGAGAGTGCCTGGCAATCGCCACATATCGAGACGAGCATTCCAACTACCAGCAGAAGTTCTGCACTGAGCCTAAACGGAAATGCCCTCACGAAGAGAAGATTGACGTGGAGGGGGACACCAGAAGATAG
- the LOC137355430 gene encoding ras-GEF domain-containing family member 1A-like isoform X2: MPQTSIFPSMLGTSCSGHVQPDMEEKCGDPVYQDGSLVSGSLEVLIEHLVPTVDYYPDRTYIFTFLLSSRVFIHPQELLAKVGQICAKQLEMGTEADKAKVKEFVPKIIQLLTEWTETFPHDFQDEKSMKELKEITHQIAQCDEENSSVKKSISQMTQSLIHNLSTHSQYQEAREIIKPSVTDKHTILKPKTQSSQKDILSVCNDPCVLAQQLTHIEMERLTHITPEELVHIFNHMDSMDNHKSCRSDIKKTCNLEACDNWFNRLSSLVATEICRVGKKKQRTRMVEFFIDVARECFNIGNFNSLMAIISGMNLSPVARLKKTWSKVKKAKFEVLENHMDPSSNFSHYRTALQGAVQRSQTAHSTREKIVIPVFNLFIKDIYFLNKIHANRLANGQINFKKFWEIAKQISEFMMWKQVECPFEKDKKIKNYLLTAPVYTEEALYLASFESEGPENHMEKDSWKSLRATLLNRA; encoded by the exons ATGCCCCAGACGTCAATTTTCCCAAGCATGCTTGGTACCAGTTGTAGTGGTCATGTGCAACCAGATATGGAGGAGAAATGTGGAGACCCGGTGTACCAGGATGGCAGTCTAGTTTCAGGGTCCCTTGAGGTGCTCATTGAGCACTTGGTGCCCACGGTTGACTATTATCCTGAT AGAACGTATATCTTCACCTTTCTGCTGAGTTCACGTGTCTTCATCCACCCTCAGGAGTTGCTGGCAAAAGTTGGGCAGATCTGCGCAAAACAGCTAGAGATGGGAACTGAGGCGGATAAG GCTAAAGTGAAGGAATTTGTCCCAAAGATCATCCAGCTGCTGACAGAGTGGACTGAAACATTTCCACATGATTTTCAGGATGAGAAATCAATGAAGGAACTCAAGGAGATTACTCACCAGATAGCACAGTGTGACGAG GAAAACTCCAGTGTGAAGAAAAGCATTAGTCAGATGACCCAAAGTCTGATCCACAACCTCTCAACCCACAGTCAATACCAAGAGGCACGGGAAATAATCAAACCGTCAGTCACGGACAAGCATACCATCTTGAAACCCAAGACTCAGTCCAGTCAGAAGGATATACTGAGCGTGTGCAATGACCCCTGTGTCTTAGCCCAGCAGCTCACCCATATCGAGATG GAACGGTTAACACACATCACCCCAGAGGAACTCGTGCATATTTTCAACCACATGGATTCAATGGACAATCACAAG AGCTGTCGCAGTGACATCAAGAAGACGTGCAACTTGGAAGCATGTGACAACTGGTTTAATCGGCTCAGCTCTCTGGTCGCGACCGAGATATGCAGA GTTGGGAAAAAGAAACAGAGGACACGGATGGTGGAGTTTTTCATTGACGTGGCAAGGGAATGTTTTAACATTGGCAACTTCAACTCCTTAATGGCCATCATCT CTGGTATGAACCTGAGCCCTGTCGCCAGGCTGAAGAAAACTTGGTCCAAGGTCAAAAAGGCAAAATTTGAAGTTTTAGAA AATCACATGGACCCTTCCAGCAATTTCTCTCACTATAGAACAGCACTTCAGGGGGCAGTCCAGCGATCGCAGACAGCACACAGCACCAGGGAGAAG ATTGTCATTCCAGTGTTCAATCTCTTCATTAAAGACATCTACTTTCTGAACAAGATTCATGCCAACAGGCTAGCTAATGGACAAATTAACTTCAAG AAATTCTGGGAAATTGCCAAACAGATCAGTGAGTTTATGATGTGGAAACAGGTGGAATGTCCCTTCGAGAAAGACAAGAAGATCAAAAACTATCTCCTGACAGCTCCTGTCTACACAGAGGAAG CACTTTACTTGGCTTCATTCGAGAGTGAGGGGCCTGAGAATCACATGGAGAAGGACAGCTGGAAGTCACTCAG GGCTACACTGTTGAACAGGGCGTGa
- the LOC137355430 gene encoding ras-GEF domain-containing family member 1A-like isoform X3, with protein MRETMPQTSIFPSMLGTSCSGHVQPDMEEKCGDPVYQDGSLVSGSLEVLIEHLVPTVDYYPDAKVKEFVPKIIQLLTEWTETFPHDFQDEKSMKELKEITHQIAQCDEENSSVKKSISQMTQSLIHNLSTHSQYQEAREIIKPSVTDKHTILKPKTQSSQKDILSVCNDPCVLAQQLTHIEMERLTHITPEELVHIFNHMDSMDNHKSCRSDIKKTCNLEACDNWFNRLSSLVATEICRVGKKKQRTRMVEFFIDVARECFNIGNFNSLMAIISGMNLSPVARLKKTWSKVKKAKFEVLENHMDPSSNFSHYRTALQGAVQRSQTAHSTREKIVIPVFNLFIKDIYFLNKIHANRLANGQINFKKFWEIAKQISEFMMWKQVECPFEKDKKIKNYLLTAPVYTEEALYLASFESEGPENHMEKDSWKSLRATLLNRA; from the exons ATGAGG gaAACTATGCCCCAGACGTCAATTTTCCCAAGCATGCTTGGTACCAGTTGTAGTGGTCATGTGCAACCAGATATGGAGGAGAAATGTGGAGACCCGGTGTACCAGGATGGCAGTCTAGTTTCAGGGTCCCTTGAGGTGCTCATTGAGCACTTGGTGCCCACGGTTGACTATTATCCTGAT GCTAAAGTGAAGGAATTTGTCCCAAAGATCATCCAGCTGCTGACAGAGTGGACTGAAACATTTCCACATGATTTTCAGGATGAGAAATCAATGAAGGAACTCAAGGAGATTACTCACCAGATAGCACAGTGTGACGAG GAAAACTCCAGTGTGAAGAAAAGCATTAGTCAGATGACCCAAAGTCTGATCCACAACCTCTCAACCCACAGTCAATACCAAGAGGCACGGGAAATAATCAAACCGTCAGTCACGGACAAGCATACCATCTTGAAACCCAAGACTCAGTCCAGTCAGAAGGATATACTGAGCGTGTGCAATGACCCCTGTGTCTTAGCCCAGCAGCTCACCCATATCGAGATG GAACGGTTAACACACATCACCCCAGAGGAACTCGTGCATATTTTCAACCACATGGATTCAATGGACAATCACAAG AGCTGTCGCAGTGACATCAAGAAGACGTGCAACTTGGAAGCATGTGACAACTGGTTTAATCGGCTCAGCTCTCTGGTCGCGACCGAGATATGCAGA GTTGGGAAAAAGAAACAGAGGACACGGATGGTGGAGTTTTTCATTGACGTGGCAAGGGAATGTTTTAACATTGGCAACTTCAACTCCTTAATGGCCATCATCT CTGGTATGAACCTGAGCCCTGTCGCCAGGCTGAAGAAAACTTGGTCCAAGGTCAAAAAGGCAAAATTTGAAGTTTTAGAA AATCACATGGACCCTTCCAGCAATTTCTCTCACTATAGAACAGCACTTCAGGGGGCAGTCCAGCGATCGCAGACAGCACACAGCACCAGGGAGAAG ATTGTCATTCCAGTGTTCAATCTCTTCATTAAAGACATCTACTTTCTGAACAAGATTCATGCCAACAGGCTAGCTAATGGACAAATTAACTTCAAG AAATTCTGGGAAATTGCCAAACAGATCAGTGAGTTTATGATGTGGAAACAGGTGGAATGTCCCTTCGAGAAAGACAAGAAGATCAAAAACTATCTCCTGACAGCTCCTGTCTACACAGAGGAAG CACTTTACTTGGCTTCATTCGAGAGTGAGGGGCCTGAGAATCACATGGAGAAGGACAGCTGGAAGTCACTCAG GGCTACACTGTTGAACAGGGCGTGa
- the LOC137355430 gene encoding ras-GEF domain-containing family member 1A-like isoform X1, with product MRETMPQTSIFPSMLGTSCSGHVQPDMEEKCGDPVYQDGSLVSGSLEVLIEHLVPTVDYYPDRTYIFTFLLSSRVFIHPQELLAKVGQICAKQLEMGTEADKAKVKEFVPKIIQLLTEWTETFPHDFQDEKSMKELKEITHQIAQCDEENSSVKKSISQMTQSLIHNLSTHSQYQEAREIIKPSVTDKHTILKPKTQSSQKDILSVCNDPCVLAQQLTHIEMERLTHITPEELVHIFNHMDSMDNHKSCRSDIKKTCNLEACDNWFNRLSSLVATEICRVGKKKQRTRMVEFFIDVARECFNIGNFNSLMAIISGMNLSPVARLKKTWSKVKKAKFEVLENHMDPSSNFSHYRTALQGAVQRSQTAHSTREKIVIPVFNLFIKDIYFLNKIHANRLANGQINFKKFWEIAKQISEFMMWKQVECPFEKDKKIKNYLLTAPVYTEEALYLASFESEGPENHMEKDSWKSLRATLLNRA from the exons ATGAGG gaAACTATGCCCCAGACGTCAATTTTCCCAAGCATGCTTGGTACCAGTTGTAGTGGTCATGTGCAACCAGATATGGAGGAGAAATGTGGAGACCCGGTGTACCAGGATGGCAGTCTAGTTTCAGGGTCCCTTGAGGTGCTCATTGAGCACTTGGTGCCCACGGTTGACTATTATCCTGAT AGAACGTATATCTTCACCTTTCTGCTGAGTTCACGTGTCTTCATCCACCCTCAGGAGTTGCTGGCAAAAGTTGGGCAGATCTGCGCAAAACAGCTAGAGATGGGAACTGAGGCGGATAAG GCTAAAGTGAAGGAATTTGTCCCAAAGATCATCCAGCTGCTGACAGAGTGGACTGAAACATTTCCACATGATTTTCAGGATGAGAAATCAATGAAGGAACTCAAGGAGATTACTCACCAGATAGCACAGTGTGACGAG GAAAACTCCAGTGTGAAGAAAAGCATTAGTCAGATGACCCAAAGTCTGATCCACAACCTCTCAACCCACAGTCAATACCAAGAGGCACGGGAAATAATCAAACCGTCAGTCACGGACAAGCATACCATCTTGAAACCCAAGACTCAGTCCAGTCAGAAGGATATACTGAGCGTGTGCAATGACCCCTGTGTCTTAGCCCAGCAGCTCACCCATATCGAGATG GAACGGTTAACACACATCACCCCAGAGGAACTCGTGCATATTTTCAACCACATGGATTCAATGGACAATCACAAG AGCTGTCGCAGTGACATCAAGAAGACGTGCAACTTGGAAGCATGTGACAACTGGTTTAATCGGCTCAGCTCTCTGGTCGCGACCGAGATATGCAGA GTTGGGAAAAAGAAACAGAGGACACGGATGGTGGAGTTTTTCATTGACGTGGCAAGGGAATGTTTTAACATTGGCAACTTCAACTCCTTAATGGCCATCATCT CTGGTATGAACCTGAGCCCTGTCGCCAGGCTGAAGAAAACTTGGTCCAAGGTCAAAAAGGCAAAATTTGAAGTTTTAGAA AATCACATGGACCCTTCCAGCAATTTCTCTCACTATAGAACAGCACTTCAGGGGGCAGTCCAGCGATCGCAGACAGCACACAGCACCAGGGAGAAG ATTGTCATTCCAGTGTTCAATCTCTTCATTAAAGACATCTACTTTCTGAACAAGATTCATGCCAACAGGCTAGCTAATGGACAAATTAACTTCAAG AAATTCTGGGAAATTGCCAAACAGATCAGTGAGTTTATGATGTGGAAACAGGTGGAATGTCCCTTCGAGAAAGACAAGAAGATCAAAAACTATCTCCTGACAGCTCCTGTCTACACAGAGGAAG CACTTTACTTGGCTTCATTCGAGAGTGAGGGGCCTGAGAATCACATGGAGAAGGACAGCTGGAAGTCACTCAG GGCTACACTGTTGAACAGGGCGTGa